Proteins encoded in a region of the Carassius auratus strain Wakin chromosome 21, ASM336829v1, whole genome shotgun sequence genome:
- the capslb gene encoding calcyphosine-like b isoform X3 has translation METLDAKTGKGKAALRNSRSDQLAGSRMAGTSRHDREMAISAKKQLANSSDPIERLRLQCLARGSAGIKGLGRTFRIMDDDNSRTLDMKEFLKGLSDYGVLIEKEEAMNLFQQFDRDGSGLIDFDEFLITLRPPMSNARKEVVLQAFKKLDKTGDGVITVEDLKGVYNVQHHPKYRNGEWSEDQVFRKFLDSFDSPDDKDGKVTKEEFLNYYSGVSASIDTDIYFILMMKNAWKLD, from the exons ATCAGATCAGTTGGCTGGCAGTAGGATGGCAGGTACATCGCGGCATGACCGAGAGATGGCAATCAGTGCCAAGAAGCAGCTGGCAAATAGTTCAGACCCCATTGAGCGTCTGAGGCTACAGTGTTTGGCACGAGGGTCTGCAGGAATCAAGGGACTGGGCAG GACTTTTAGGATCATGGATGATGATAACAGTCGCACACTGGACATGAAAGAGTTCCTGAAAGGCCTGAGTGATTATGGTGTGCTCATTGAGAAAGAAGAGGCTATGAACCTTTTTCAACAGTTTGACAGAGACGGCAGTGGATTAATTGATTTTGATGAGTTTCTTATCACCCTGAGG CCACCCATGTCTAATGCCAGAAAAGAGGTGGTGCTACAGGCATTCAAAAAACTGGATAAAACCGGAGATGGTGTGATTACAGTCGAGGATCTGAAAGGAGTATACAATGTCCAACATCACCCCAAATACCGAAACGGCGAGTGGAGCGAAGACCAAGTATTCCGCAAATTCCTGGACAGCTTCGACTCTCCAGATGACAAGGATGGGAAG GTCACAAAAGAGGAGTTTTTGAACTACTACTCCGGCGTGAGCGCATCCATTGACACAGATATCTACTTTATATTAATGATGAAAAATGCATGGAAGCTTGACTAA
- the capslb gene encoding calcyphosine-like b isoform X4 → MAGTSRHDREMAISAKKQLANSSDPIERLRLQCLARGSAGIKGLGRTFRIMDDDNSRTLDMKEFLKGLSDYGVLIEKEEAMNLFQQFDRDGSGLIDFDEFLITLRPPMSNARKEVVLQAFKKLDKTGDGVITVEDLKGVYNVQHHPKYRNGEWSEDQVFRKFLDSFDSPDDKDGKVTKEEFLNYYSGVSASIDTDIYFILMMKNAWKLD, encoded by the exons ATGGCAGGTACATCGCGGCATGACCGAGAGATGGCAATCAGTGCCAAGAAGCAGCTGGCAAATAGTTCAGACCCCATTGAGCGTCTGAGGCTACAGTGTTTGGCACGAGGGTCTGCAGGAATCAAGGGACTGGGCAG GACTTTTAGGATCATGGATGATGATAACAGTCGCACACTGGACATGAAAGAGTTCCTGAAAGGCCTGAGTGATTATGGTGTGCTCATTGAGAAAGAAGAGGCTATGAACCTTTTTCAACAGTTTGACAGAGACGGCAGTGGATTAATTGATTTTGATGAGTTTCTTATCACCCTGAGG CCACCCATGTCTAATGCCAGAAAAGAGGTGGTGCTACAGGCATTCAAAAAACTGGATAAAACCGGAGATGGTGTGATTACAGTCGAGGATCTGAAAGGAGTATACAATGTCCAACATCACCCCAAATACCGAAACGGCGAGTGGAGCGAAGACCAAGTATTCCGCAAATTCCTGGACAGCTTCGACTCTCCAGATGACAAGGATGGGAAG GTCACAAAAGAGGAGTTTTTGAACTACTACTCCGGCGTGAGCGCATCCATTGACACAGATATCTACTTTATATTAATGATGAAAAATGCATGGAAGCTTGACTAA